A genomic window from Salvia miltiorrhiza cultivar Shanhuang (shh) chromosome 5, IMPLAD_Smil_shh, whole genome shotgun sequence includes:
- the LOC130986331 gene encoding uncharacterized protein LOC130986331 isoform X1 produces MGAMATNNSTTAYAAWEEVLVSTEKGRREVHYYLKRCGGGRDLVVVGKEKSARHMSYHYTIRDNKLTPSILNGASRLKLRSRREVVDWLDSIISGEQHNSSRQFGGGMDRNLDDDVIEDVMKQKLGQCKVESTWLGSSWTCRKRRAHYQSFCRNGAVISAQEFVYVLAEQGKRLVAYLDDMYEDIRGNKMVVVRWFHKIDEVGFVLPHDYNDREIFFSLCLQDLSIECIDGLATVLSPEHYEKYISEATNTVLMPFVCCKLFDNDDVKPFDITRVKGYWKQEIFRKSNRIGEAVGLRPNKRIRWSKESDMYSKSPDNGESVVTSLRDFSGSYLECKVGVRKGSKKEHGSYVSLSGRDNAARRKSEQYLSVGSQVEVLSQDSGIRGCWFRALIIKKHKDKVKIQYKDVKDAVDDSKNLEEWILASRLARPDAFGVRLPGRTTVRPNLPSEKENIACVVTVGTVVDAWWHDGWWEGIVVKNEFEDRITVYFPDEKQECTFSAGDLRHSKEWLNNGWQNIKQRPDIVLAVYGSDKISCIKKDDLPSCDSTALAAPLNNDALPQKMIKTGEAVSAREDKMVIECPQVVRDLTKDYLLAQLRWRSSGKKRRGRSPVHKAGVEAGLPTFKGFFVNSSLKLDADNCKSSRDSRFSSSVVPPLTNLVMSR; encoded by the exons ATGGGTGCTATGGCCACGAATAATTCAACGACGGCGTACGCCGCTTGGGAGGAGGTGTTGGTGTCGACGGAGAAGGGGCGGCGGGAGGTTCACTATTACCTCAAACGATGCGGCGGCGGCAGAGATCTGGTTGTTGTGGGGAAGGAGAAGAGCGCTAGGCATATGTCGTATCATTACACGATTAGAGATAACAAATTGACGCCCTCCATTTTGAACGGCGCTTCGAGGCTGAAGTTGAGGTCGAGACGGGAGGTCGTAGACTGGCTGGACTCAATAATTTCAG GCGAGCAGCATAATAGTTCTAGACAATTTGGAGGTGGGATGGATAGGAATTTAGATGATGACGTTATCGAG GATGTTATGAAGCAGAAGTTAGGTCAGTGTAAGGTTGAATCTACATGGTTAGGTTCTTCTTGGACGTGCCGGAAAAGGCGGGCGCATTATCAGTCATTCTGTCGCAATGGAGCTGTGATATCT GCTCAAGAGTTTGTGTATGTATTGGCTGAACAAGGCAAAAGACTTGTTGCTTACTTAGATGATATGTATGAAGATATCAGAGGCAACAAGATGGTTGTGGTACGATGGTTTCACAAAATTGATGAGGTTGGTTTTGTTTTGCCTCATGATTATAATGACAGAGAGATTTTCTTTTCTCTGTGTCTTCAAGATCTCAGCATAGAATGCATTGATGGACTAGCAACTGTTCTCAGTCCAGAGCATTATGAGAAATACATAAGCGAAGCAACAAACACAGTGTTGATGCCTTTTGTGTGCTGTAAACTCTTTGATAATGATGACGTCAAGCCTTTTGACATAACACGAGTTAAAGGTTATTGGAAGCAGGAAATATTCAGGAAGTCAAACAGAATTGGTGAGGCTGTTGGATTAAGACCCAACAAGAGAATTCGCTGGTCTAAAGAGAGTGATATGTATTCGAAGTCCCCTGATAATGGAGAGTCTGTTGTGACCAGTTTACGAGATTTCAGTGGCTCTTATCTTGAATGTAAAGTAGGTGTTAGAAAAGGTAGTAAGAAGGAACATGGCTCATATGTATCTTTGTCTGGTCGGGATAATGCTGCTCGACGCAAGTCTGAGCAATATTTGTCTGTTGGCTCCCAAGTTGAGGTGCTTTCTCAAGATAGTGGCATCAGGGGCTGCTGGTTCAGGGCTTTGATCATTAAGAAACACAAAGATAAGGTCAAAATACAGTACAAGGATGTCAAGGATGCTGTTGATGATTCAAAAAATCTAGAG GAGTGGATCTTGGCCTCTCGACTAGCCAGACCAGATGCCTTTGGGGTTCGTTTGCCTGGAAGGACCACTGTAAGACCGAACCTGCCTTCTGAAAAGGAAAACATAGCTTGTGTGGTAACTGTCGGCACTGTTGTTGATGCTTGGTGGCATGATGGTTGGTGGGAAGGGATTGTAGTGAAGAATGAATTTGAAGATAGGATTACTGTTTATTTTCCAG ATGAAAAGCAAGAGTGTACATTCAGTGCTGGTGATTTGAGGCATTCGAAGGAATGGTTGAACAACGGGTGGCAAAATATCAAGCAAAGGCCAGACATTGTCTTGGCAGTCTATGGCAGTGACAAAATATCTTGTATCAAAAAAGATGATTTGCCTTCATGCGACAGCACAGCTCTCGCTGCTCCCTTGAACAATGATGCTTTGCCTCAAAAGATGATCAAGACCGGTGAGGCAGTGTCAGCCCGTGAAGACAAAATGGTAATCGAGTGTCCTCAAGTTGTCAGAGACCTCACAAAAGATTATCTGCTTGCTCAGCTGCGATGGAGATCATCAGGGAAAAAAAGACGCGGTCGAAGCCCTGTCCACAAGGCTGGTGTTGAGGCAGGGTTGCCTACATTCAAGGGATTCTTTGTAAACTCATCCTTGAAATTAGATGCAGACAACTGCAAATCCTCTAGGGATTCTCGCTTCAGTTCATCGGTTGTGCCACCATTGACGAACTTGGTAATGTCCAGGTGA
- the LOC130986331 gene encoding uncharacterized protein LOC130986331 isoform X2, translating to MDRNLDDDVIEDVMKQKLGQCKVESTWLGSSWTCRKRRAHYQSFCRNGAVISAQEFVYVLAEQGKRLVAYLDDMYEDIRGNKMVVVRWFHKIDEVGFVLPHDYNDREIFFSLCLQDLSIECIDGLATVLSPEHYEKYISEATNTVLMPFVCCKLFDNDDVKPFDITRVKGYWKQEIFRKSNRIGEAVGLRPNKRIRWSKESDMYSKSPDNGESVVTSLRDFSGSYLECKVGVRKGSKKEHGSYVSLSGRDNAARRKSEQYLSVGSQVEVLSQDSGIRGCWFRALIIKKHKDKVKIQYKDVKDAVDDSKNLEEWILASRLARPDAFGVRLPGRTTVRPNLPSEKENIACVVTVGTVVDAWWHDGWWEGIVVKNEFEDRITVYFPDEKQECTFSAGDLRHSKEWLNNGWQNIKQRPDIVLAVYGSDKISCIKKDDLPSCDSTALAAPLNNDALPQKMIKTGEAVSAREDKMVIECPQVVRDLTKDYLLAQLRWRSSGKKRRGRSPVHKAGVEAGLPTFKGFFVNSSLKLDADNCKSSRDSRFSSSVVPPLTNLVMSR from the exons ATGGATAGGAATTTAGATGATGACGTTATCGAG GATGTTATGAAGCAGAAGTTAGGTCAGTGTAAGGTTGAATCTACATGGTTAGGTTCTTCTTGGACGTGCCGGAAAAGGCGGGCGCATTATCAGTCATTCTGTCGCAATGGAGCTGTGATATCT GCTCAAGAGTTTGTGTATGTATTGGCTGAACAAGGCAAAAGACTTGTTGCTTACTTAGATGATATGTATGAAGATATCAGAGGCAACAAGATGGTTGTGGTACGATGGTTTCACAAAATTGATGAGGTTGGTTTTGTTTTGCCTCATGATTATAATGACAGAGAGATTTTCTTTTCTCTGTGTCTTCAAGATCTCAGCATAGAATGCATTGATGGACTAGCAACTGTTCTCAGTCCAGAGCATTATGAGAAATACATAAGCGAAGCAACAAACACAGTGTTGATGCCTTTTGTGTGCTGTAAACTCTTTGATAATGATGACGTCAAGCCTTTTGACATAACACGAGTTAAAGGTTATTGGAAGCAGGAAATATTCAGGAAGTCAAACAGAATTGGTGAGGCTGTTGGATTAAGACCCAACAAGAGAATTCGCTGGTCTAAAGAGAGTGATATGTATTCGAAGTCCCCTGATAATGGAGAGTCTGTTGTGACCAGTTTACGAGATTTCAGTGGCTCTTATCTTGAATGTAAAGTAGGTGTTAGAAAAGGTAGTAAGAAGGAACATGGCTCATATGTATCTTTGTCTGGTCGGGATAATGCTGCTCGACGCAAGTCTGAGCAATATTTGTCTGTTGGCTCCCAAGTTGAGGTGCTTTCTCAAGATAGTGGCATCAGGGGCTGCTGGTTCAGGGCTTTGATCATTAAGAAACACAAAGATAAGGTCAAAATACAGTACAAGGATGTCAAGGATGCTGTTGATGATTCAAAAAATCTAGAG GAGTGGATCTTGGCCTCTCGACTAGCCAGACCAGATGCCTTTGGGGTTCGTTTGCCTGGAAGGACCACTGTAAGACCGAACCTGCCTTCTGAAAAGGAAAACATAGCTTGTGTGGTAACTGTCGGCACTGTTGTTGATGCTTGGTGGCATGATGGTTGGTGGGAAGGGATTGTAGTGAAGAATGAATTTGAAGATAGGATTACTGTTTATTTTCCAG ATGAAAAGCAAGAGTGTACATTCAGTGCTGGTGATTTGAGGCATTCGAAGGAATGGTTGAACAACGGGTGGCAAAATATCAAGCAAAGGCCAGACATTGTCTTGGCAGTCTATGGCAGTGACAAAATATCTTGTATCAAAAAAGATGATTTGCCTTCATGCGACAGCACAGCTCTCGCTGCTCCCTTGAACAATGATGCTTTGCCTCAAAAGATGATCAAGACCGGTGAGGCAGTGTCAGCCCGTGAAGACAAAATGGTAATCGAGTGTCCTCAAGTTGTCAGAGACCTCACAAAAGATTATCTGCTTGCTCAGCTGCGATGGAGATCATCAGGGAAAAAAAGACGCGGTCGAAGCCCTGTCCACAAGGCTGGTGTTGAGGCAGGGTTGCCTACATTCAAGGGATTCTTTGTAAACTCATCCTTGAAATTAGATGCAGACAACTGCAAATCCTCTAGGGATTCTCGCTTCAGTTCATCGGTTGTGCCACCATTGACGAACTTGGTAATGTCCAGGTGA